ctcctctttcctgtCCCCTGTGTAGGTGGCACCAGGGGACCCAGGTGGAGTGATATGTATACCAGCTCAGACCAGctaaggtgaacacacacacagttatggcTGTAGTAGTCTACATCTATCTGCTCATATCTGTGTGTCCACACTTACATTTAGCttgttctgtgtctgtgtgtgtttaggtcAGTGGAAGATGATGGCAATGATTATGAAGGTGAGTCTATCTGTTATGGCTGCTCTTTACATCCAATTCAAATCACATGGTGTGTGTATTAGGGGAGTTTTTAGCATTTGTGTCTGTAataatgttttgtgtgtgtgtgtttcagagaagAAGCAAAATGATGAGTTTGTCAGGCTGTACGtgtcagaggaggagaggatcctCAACTCTGCAGACCTGTGAGTGCCCCAGACAACTCCCATTGCCTGCCATAGTGCTGTTGTGATAGCAGAGTGATAGCAGAGTTGGTGTATTTACTACTTTCTAACTTGTGTTGTAGGAgtgcagaggagaggagtgacGTTCTAGCAGAGTTGGTGTATTCCCGAAGCAGACTAAAGCAATTGAACTCAGAGCTGCAGAGAACAGTGGAGTTAGCCGATGACAACAACACACTGCTACGCACTGAGAACGCTTCACTGCGCAACCAAGTTAAAGGGTAACAGTAGCAACCATGCAGACACACTGCACTGCACAACCTGGTCAAATGTAACCATCAATCAAAATGTTCAtcattatttgtgtgtgtttgtcaggatGAAGCGGTCGATCCATGATGCAGAGCAGCTAATGGATGAGCTGGAGGAGATCCGGAGCTTATCAGCTGAGAAGGACGGCACTACTGGCAACCTGGAGTCCTACATCAAACAACTGGTGGGTTACCATGAAGTGGTGTAGAGCAATAGTAACTAAGAAACCATATATACGGTTAGGAAGTGCCTAGGAAAGATATAGAGCGTTGATAAACTTAAGTTGTTTTCATCCCTTGTTCCggcaggagaaagagaaggagagtttGGAAGACCAGATCGAGACCTTTGGCAGTGAGGTATGATGACCTCTAAGCCTTGACCTTTGACCCTGTTAGAAGAGACAAACTGAACGTTTCACTGGCCAGCCAATATGGATGCATAATATTAATTTGTTGTCCTCAAAACATCACTGAACTGTTctgttctatctctgtctctatctgtgtatctctcactctctttctctccccctctcatccttAGATGTCCCGTATTATACCAGATAGAGCCACTGACAAGAAGAAGATCGCTGACCTCAGCAATGCTCTACAGGCCTTACAGGTAGCACACATACATGCTCGGATATCATCTGATGCCACCAGATCACAGGAGGGTGATTGATATCCTTCCACCAGATCACAGGGGGGTGATTGATATCCTTCCACCAGATCACAGGGGGGTGATTGATATCCTTCCACCAGATCACAGGGGGATGATTGATATCCTTCCACCAGATCACAGGGGGGTGATTGATATCCTTCCACCAGATCACAGGGGGGTGATTGATACACAGGAGGGTGATTGATATCCTTCCACCAGATCACAGGGGGGTGATTGATGTTCTTCCACCAGATCACAGGGGGGTAATTGATATCCTTCCACCAGATCACAGGGGGGTGATTGATATCCTTTCCACCAGATCACAGGGGGGTGATTGATATCCTTCCACCAGATCACAGGGGGGTGATTGATATCCTAGGAGGGTGATTGATATCCTTCCACCAGATCACAGGGGGGTGATTGATATCCTTCCACCAGATCGCAGAGGGGTGATTGATATCCTTCCACCAGATCACAGGGGGGTGATTGATACACAGGAGGGTGATTGATATCCTTCCACCAGATCACAGGGGGGTGATTGATGTTCTTCCACCAGATCACAGGGGGGTAATTGATATCCTTCCACCAGATCACAGGGGGGTGATTGATATCCTTTCCACCAGATCACAGGGGGGTGATTGATATCCTTCCACCAGATCACAGGGGGTGATTGATATCCTAGGAGGGTGATTGATATCCTTCCACCAGATCACAGGGGGGTGATTGATATCcttccaccagatcacagaggGGTGATTGATATCCTTCCACCAGATCACAGGGGGGTGATTGATATCCTTCCACCAGATCACAGGGGGGTGATTGATATCCTTTCCACCAGATCACAGGGGGGTGATTGATATCCTTCCACCAGATCACAGGGGGGTGATTGATATCCTAGGGGGGTGATTGATGTTCTTCCACCAGATCACAGGGGGGTGATTGATATCCTTCCACCAGATCACAGGGGGGTGATTGATATCCCTTCCACCAGATcacgggggggggggtgattgtgCTCCTTCCACCAGATCACAGGGGGGCGATTGTGTTCCTGGGAGGCCACacgcttttgttccagcccaactattaactgtgtgtgtgtgtgtgtgtgtgtgtgtgcgtgcgtgcgtgcgtgcgtgtgtgaaacAGCTACGGCTAGAGGAGAGCAGACTCACCCTGGATCAGAGGTATGAGGTCATACATAAGGTATGTGAACTACATATTGAAAATGTTTACATTTCAAATATGCCCTAAATTCCCAATAAATGTAACAGATGTTCTTTAGACATGCCACATGGCTTGCCAGTTTAAATTAGGTCCATTGCAGtctattagctggctggctagtgcCCAACATCTCTTTGTGTGTCTCCCCTACAGAAGGACTTTGTTATTAAGCAGCTGGAGCAGTCCCTCACAGAGTACTCCTCCATCGCAcaggtacaacacacacacacacacattttacataTGCCTGATGTAGACCTCACACATCTAACTGATACACACTGTGGGctttatgttgtgtgtttctctgtTCTCAGGATCTGAAGGAGAAGATGAAGGATTTGGAGAGCCAAGTGGCAGAGGCCCTAGTGTAATACACAGACACTCAATCATAACATCCCTCACACATCACTCTAATTTTGGCACGTTCTTTGTAATACCCTCTCTTTTTTGTAataccctttctctctttccccctgtctttccctctctctgtctttagtAATGGAGGAGAGGGGCGTTACATGGCGTTAGATGGGACTTTGTCAGCAGCCACTCAGCGCTCCATCTCTCTAGCGGAGGAAATGGGTCTACTGCCACGTATGATGGTGGGTCGCATACACACAACATATGACCGATCACTCTTTCCACATCTTCCCCTAAAGTGCAGAAGTGCTTGTCTGTAGTGTTGTCTTCACGGTTTGGTGATCAGGTAGTACTACAGTACAGTGAGCTTAGGGTTGGGTAGGACTTAGCTGGGAGGCAGGCTGCCTATACACACACTGGGCAGATGCTCTGTTGCGAAATGTATGTGTTCACTTCCTATCCCAGGATGAGTCCTCTGATGAGGAGGTGCAGGAGCAAAGAGATGAGAgggtagagaaagaggagaagcagagagtggaggagaggaaagaaagagaggagaatgagaagaaagaggaggaggtcAAGGAGGAGAAACAGCTgttacaggagaagagaggtgtGTGGTCAGATCTGGTAGGAGGTGTCCAGGCAGCAGGAGGTTTCACCCTGGGTTTCCTGGCTCCTCTGGGTGTGCTGGTCTCCATGGTCCCTGGCTGCTACGACCACTGTACTGGACTCAGCTGCACCGATATCCTCTGGTCTACTGTCAGATACCTCATACAGCCATACTGCAATGTGCACCACATAGGCCTTCCTCCTCTgtaacacatacatacatatacatatatatttacatatatatatatacgcatGCATACCTACCTACATACTACCTACACGCACAcattcacaaaaacacacacacactaatcctgATCTTCAACCCTCCCAGGCTGCAATGCTGTTGTTAACTAAATAAAACTGAATACTGCATCATACATTGACAACTGGTTGTATTTTAATAAAGGGAAACAGTAGAGTTGATTTTACAATGTTTATTTTTTAGCTTTATGAAGATTAGCTAAATTACATTTTAAAGATTGGACTCAATGTTGttcatgtttttgtatttttttgttatttctctacattgttttatttattttttatttaacctgtatttatatttaactaggcaagtcacgtttaagaacaacttcttactTAAAATGATTGCCTAGCAAAAGGCTTCTGCgtggatgggggctgggattaaaaatataggacaaacacacatcacgacaaaagagacaacactacataaagagagacataagacgacaacatagcatggcagc
Above is a genomic segment from Salvelinus fontinalis isolate EN_2023a chromosome 25, ASM2944872v1, whole genome shotgun sequence containing:
- the LOC129823182 gene encoding golgin subfamily A member 6-like protein 24, encoding MLRRTVSFPIEARQLQQLGLLGCRSHSVTSCSVLDLPALLNAHHGQRQWEDERWGWYQGHAEEGQWEDERELEITPSSTGGTRGPRWSDMYTSSDQLRSVEDDGNDYEEKKQNDEFVRLYVSEEERILNSADLSAEERSDVLAELVYSRSRLKQLNSELQRTVELADDNNTLLRTENASLRNQVKGMKRSIHDAEQLMDELEEIRSLSAEKDGTTGNLESYIKQLEKEKESLEDQIETFGSEMSRIIPDRATDKKKIADLSNALQALQLRLEESRLTLDQRYEVIHKKDFVIKQLEQSLTEYSSIAQDLKEKMKDLESQVAEALVNGGEGRYMALDGTLSAATQRSISLAEEMGLLPRMMDESSDEEVQEQRDERVEKEEKQRVEERKEREENEKKEEEVKEEKQLLQEKRGVWSDLVGGVQAAGGFTLGFLAPLGVLVSMVPGCYDHCTGLSCTDILWSTVRYLIQPYCNVHHIGLPPL